In Lactiplantibacillus pentosus, the sequence TCGGTGAACCCGGCACTATGATGATTGCTGCGCCAGTTCTTCAAATCGATATTTTCATGGGCGACGTTCAAATCACCACAGAAAATCAGCGGCTTATTGGCGCTTAGACTATTGATGTAAGTTAAAAAGGCGTCTTCCCAATGCTGGCGATAATCGAGGCGTTTCAATTCGCCACCGGAATTAGGTGTATAACAAGTCAGCACGTAGTAATCGGCATATTCTAAAGTAATGACACGTCCCTCGGTATCAAATTCCGGGACGCCGATGCCATAGGTGACATTCAGCGGGGTGTGCTTGGTGAAGATCGCGGTACCTGAGTACCCCTTACGTTCCGCGTAGTTCCAATACTGTTGATAACCGGGAAAGTCGAGGTCGATTTGACCCGCTTGTAATTTGGTTTCTTGCACGCAGAAAAAGTCAGCATCCTGTTCATTAAAAACATCAATGAAGCCATGCTTGACGGCGGCGCGCAGTCCGTTAACGTTCCAAGAAATAAGTTTCACGTGAATTTCAGACCTTTCGAGTCATTTACAACTATTGTAACACGGTCAGCAGTCATGATTGGGTCGATTTGTCATGGGATTATAGGGATATGTTGGTTGGATTGATGTTCGTCAGCATTTGCTCGTCTTAGTCCGACTTCCGGGGCCGGCTGACAATTGCTGGAGCGCAGCCAACGTCGATTTGAACTCACGCAGAAAATCCCTGCGCAATTTCAAATGCGAGTCTTATTCTAAGCCGGAAGAAATTCACTTCCGACTAAGAATAATTTGGCTACTGAGCATTGTCAGCCAACCCCTGCAGTCGGGAAACCGCTCGAATGGCGGATGAACGACCACCTAACTTGGTGCAATTGTCCTCTGAATATTAGGAGACTGGACCTTCAAGTGAACTTGAATCAGGGTGGATGATGAGTTATGGAATCTAAACACT encodes:
- a CDS encoding exodeoxyribonuclease III, with translation MKLISWNVNGLRAAVKHGFIDVFNEQDADFFCVQETKLQAGQIDLDFPGYQQYWNYAERKGYSGTAIFTKHTPLNVTYGIGVPEFDTEGRVITLEYADYYVLTCYTPNSGGELKRLDYRQHWEDAFLTYINSLSANKPLIFCGDLNVAHENIDLKNWRSNHHSAGFTDEERGKFDRLLANGYTDTFRHFYPDQTDIYSWWSYRGHARDNNSGWRIDYFITSQQLDGQLLNARILNDVFGSDHCPVELDIILPNR